One Mycolicibacterium sp. TUM20985 genomic window, GAACCTGTTCTTCGGTGGCGACCCCGGCATCGGTCGGTTGTTCGGCGCATCGATGGGCGCCGAGGCGTCGTGGCTGCTGCCCGCCGCGCTGATCGGTCTGGTCGTCGGAGTTTGGCTGACGTGGCGTACGCCCCGCACCGATCGCGTTCGGGCCGGTGTCATGCTCTGGGGCGGTTGGCTTTTGGTGACGGGCGCGGTGTTCAGCTTCATGGCTGGCACGGTGCACCCGTACTACAACGTCGCGCTGGCGCCCGCCGTAGCCGCCCTGGCGGGCATCGGCGTCGCGCAACTCGTCCGTCGCCGGGAGTCGCTGCTGGCGCGACTGGCGCTCGCCGCGATGTTGCTGGCCACCGGCGTGTGGTCCTTCGTTCTGCTGAACCGGACTCCCGAGTGGTGGCCGGTCATCCGGTGGACGGTGCTGATCGGGTCGATCCTGGTCGCGCTGCTGCTGGCCATCCGGGCGGACCGCCTCGGCAAGGCGACGGTGGCGGTCGTCATCGCCGCCGCGATCGTCGGCCTCGGCGGCCCGGCGGCGTTCTCGGTCTACAACGCCGCCACCGCGCACGACGGGCCGGGCACCATGTCGGGGCCGCAGAAGGCCGGCGGTTTCGGCAGTCCGGGCGAACCCGGACCCGGCATGCCGGATCTCACCGCCACCCCCGAGCTCGAGGCGCTCATGAAGAGCGCCGACAACCGTTGGGCCGCTGCGGGTATCGGCTCGATGTCGGTGAGCGACCTCGAGCTCAAGACGGGAAGCTCGCTGATGGCCATCGGTGGCTTCACCGGCGGCGACCCCTCGCCGACGCTGGAGCAGTTTCAGCAGTACGTCGCCGACGGTCAGGTGCGGTACTTCCTGGCCGACTCTGGTCGCGGCGGGCCGCCCGGACACCGGACGGGCTCGGCTGGTGACATCACGGCCTGGGTGGAGAAGACGTTCACCAAGACCGATGTGGGCGGCACCGGCGTGTACGACCTGCAATCACCGCGATCGTGAGTCTTCGCTGACGGGCAGGCGGTGACTATGGTCGAGGTCGTCGTGTGCCCTTTGAGGAGGTTCCCATGTCCGTGACCGACGAGTACCTCGCGAACAACGAGGCCTACGCCGCTGGGTTCAGCGGGCCCCTGCCGCTGCCGCCGAGCAAGCACGTCGCGATCGTCGCGTGCATGGACGCCCGACTCGACGTGTATCGCGCCCTTGGCCTGGCGGAGGGCGAGGCGCACGTCATCCGCAATGCCGGCGGTGTGGTGACCGACGACGAGATTCGCTCGCTGGCCATCAGCCAGCGACTGCTCGGCACCAGGGAGATCATCCTCATCCACCACACCGACTGCGGCATGCTGACGTTCACCGACGACGGCTTCAAGCAGCAGATCCAGGACGAGATCGGACTCAAGCCCGAATGGGCGGCCGAGTCGTTCACCGATGTCGACGAGGACGTCCGGCAGTCGTTGCGCCGCATCGAGGCCAGCCCATTCGTCACCAAGCACGAGTCGTTGCGGGGCTTCGTGTTCGACGTCGCGACCGGCAAGCTGAGAGAGATCACCCTGTAGTCAGGCATGCCGAGAACTCAGCCCACCTTGTAGGTCGCGATTGCCTTGGCGACCAGTTCGCCGTCGGGCGTCACCACGTCCACGTCGCAGTTGACCAACGTCTTGCCGCGCCGCAGCACTCGCCCGACGCCGATCAGATCGGTCGCCCTTGCCGGGGCGAGGTATTGCAGGGCCATCGACGTCGTCACGCCGCGCAGCGATTCGGCGGCCTGCACGCCGGCCCAGGCCGCCGCCATCACGGTGATGTCGGCCAACGCAGCGATGGCGCCGCCGTGCACCATGTCGCCGAGGGTGACGTTGGTGGGGTCCCACGGCATGCGCAGGCGCACCTCGTCGCCATCGAGGGTTTCCGCCGTGACTCCGAGTTTGGTGACGAACGGTGACTGCGGGAGGAACTGCGCCATGACTTCGGCGCCGGTGAGTGGCGACACGTCGTCATCGTCTTCCCTGCCAGGGGGCATCTCAATTACCTCGGAGGTAGGTGGCGCTCATGACAGGAAGCGCTGCGAGTACGGTGCGAATCGCTCGCGAAGGTCGTCCGGGTCGAGGCCGAACATCTCACCGGACGTCGCCACCCGACCCAGCCGGTTGCGTTGGTGCCCCGCCAAATAGGTCGCCATCGCGCCACGTGCCGCGTCGGTCACCGGCTCGCCGGCCAAGGCGTAGATCCGTTCGGTGACGCCGAGCTCGTCGGCCATGAAGTCGTCGAATCGCACGTCGACCGAGCGGTCCGGCCCGATGACGTCGCGGTCCCGCATGAAGGCGGTCAGCATCGACTCCAGGCGGTCCACCCACGATGCGGCGATCTGCTCGACGGGCACCCGGCTGCGATGCATCCGCGCGGAGTAGGTGATCATCGCGATCATCGACAGCACCACCGGCACGGGATCGCGATGCGTACACACGACCACGGCGCCGGGGAACACGCGGTCGAGCACGGTCAGCTGTTCGAGGTGCTGAGGAGACTTGAGCAGCCAGCGCCGACCCCCGCGGAGGAATTGCAACGCCTTGAGTTGCGTGGCGAGATGCTCGTAATGCGTTGTCTGGTCGTGGGTTGAGTAGTAGTCCCGCCATCGGGGCGCGTCGCACAGCGTCTCCATCAGCATCGTGGAGACGTCGTTGGCGAGTAGCTGGATCTCTTCGTGCACGTGGTCGGTGGTCATCTCGTGCATCAGGGCGAAGTGCGGCATGACGATGTTCATCACCTGCACGGCCACGTCCATTCGGCTGCGCCGCGGATCCGGCTCGGTCCCCGCTTCGGACGCCATCGGGAAGGGCTCGACGCCCTCCCAGTAGGGCAGGGTGCGAAAGGTGGGGCCGGCTCCCAGCAGGTTGTGAAGATGGGTGGTTCCGGTACGCGGGAGACCGACGATGACGACGGGTGGCGCCAACTCGATGTCGTGGATTTCGGGGTGGCGGGCCAGCAGATCGGTGAGCAGCAGACGGTTCTTGAGCACCTGCAGCAGTTGGCTGTAGAAGTTCACGATGCCTGCCGCGGTGAGACCGTCGATGTCGCGGACGTCGGCCAGGTAGACGTCGAGCCGCTCCCGGTAGTCGTCGGCGCCGAAGTCGGTGAGACCGGTGTCCACGGTGGCTCTGGCATGCAGCGCGTCGGCGTCGAGGGGACAGTCCGGTGCCAGCGACGCCATCATGTCGCGGATCTGCTCGGCTTCGGGGCTGAATCTCGGCTCGGCGAGATCGTCCAGATGCACGGGGTGGGGGACGAGAGCGGCTGTGGCGTCGGTCACAGCGACTTATGTTACTGTAAGTTTCGTAATGACGACGGACTTTGGCAGACCTCGCGATCCCCGCATCGTCGGCGCGGTGCTCGAGGCGACGGTCGAGATGCTCGGCGAGTCGGGTTACGCCGAACTCTCCGTCGACGCGATCGCTCGCCGGGCGGGCACCAGCAAGCCGGCGATCTACCGCCGCTGGCCGAGCAAGGCGCATCTCGTCCACGAGGCGGTGTTTCCGCTCGGCGAGCTCACCGAACTTCCCGACACCGGATCGATCGGCGGCGACGTGCGCGCCATGGTGCGCCGCAGCGCCGACGTGTTGACCACCCCCGCCGCGAGTGCCGCGCTCCCTGGGCTGGTCGGTGAGCTGGCCGCCGACCCGACCCTGCATGTCGCACTGCTGCAACGCTTTTCGGGCATCCTCTCGCACGGTCTGACGCAGCGGCTGGAGGATGCCGTCGCACGCGGGGAGGCACGACCGGACGCGACTGCGGACGAACTCGTCGAAGCCGTGGCGGGCATTACCTTCTTCGCGCTGCTCACTCACGGGGCAGCGCTCGACGACGCCTGGGTGGACCGGACGGCCACCCTCATCACGAGAGGCATCAGCACATGACCGATCACGAGTCGACCACCGCGTGGCGCGAACTGTTGGAGACACTGCAGGGACTCGACGGTGCGTTCCTCACCGGCGATCGCGCGGTCACCGACGACCGGCACGTCGCCGATGGATACCGGATGCTGGCCACCACGTTGGGCGTGGCGTTCGATACCTACCTGTTCGCCGACCCCGGTCGACCGACGTGGATGGAACTCAACACGCCGTTCCGGGCCGACCGTCGCTGGGGCGGCGACAACACCGACGCCTACTACCTGATGTGCCCGGTCGACCCAGGGCGGCGCTATCGCATCAGCGGCAATGCCGGTGACAGCGTGTACTTCTCGGTGACCGCCTACAACGAACCGTCACCGGGCGCCTGGTCGGACAAGGTCGTCGCGATCCTGCGCGACGACGACCTCGAGGTGGACGCGGACGGCAACTTCTCCTTCGACTTCGGGCCGACGCCCGAGGCTGCGGTGCTGGTGACCCGTGACTACCAGGCCGACCCGCGGACCGGTCGCCCCGTGGCATGGCGCATCGAGGCGCTGGACGAACCCGACGCCTTTCGGCACGGTGATGCCGAGACCGCGGCGGCGCTGCGCGCCAGCGCCGCCTGGATGCGGACCATGTTCGCCATTCTGCCGCTGGCCGTCGGGGTGCGCAGCGAGGATGCGCACACCCTGGGCCATGAGATATCGCAGACGGCAAATGAATTCGCGGATCCCTACCAGGTGCCCGATGCCAACTTCGGCTGGTCGGCCCGTGATGCCTGCTACGCGTATGGCAGCTTCGTCCTCGCCGACGACGAGGCCCTCGTCATCACGCACCGGCCGCCCGCCTGCCGGTTCTGGAATCTGGTGGTCTGGAACCAGTTCATGGCGACGCCTGGCGTCGACGATGCGCGCAGTTCGATCAACGGCCACACGGCGGTGCCGAACGCCGACGGTTCGGTGACGATCGTGCTGTCCAAGGGTATGACCGCCCATCCGAACTCGCTGACGACGCTGGGCTATCCGCTGGGCAACCTGGCGTTCCGCTGGTTCCTTGCCGACGGGGTGCCGGCCCGTCCCGAGGCGCACCTGGTCAAGGCGTCGGACGCACCGACGACGGTGGACTGATCGACCCCGATCGTTGACACGCCGCCACGCCGACGGCTACATTCCTGGTCATGATTGCAATTCTGGCTAACTCTACCAACTTAGTGGGGAAGCCTTGACCGTCGCGGGGAACGTCGACCGGGCCGCCGGCAAGTACGAACTGAGCCACTTGCGGTCGTTGGAGGCCGAGGCCATCCACATCATCCGTGAGGTTGCCGCGGAGTTCGAGAAGCCCGTGCTGCTGTTCTCCGGCGGCAAGGACTCGATCGTCATGCTGCACCTCGCCATCAAGGCATTCCGCCCGGGTCGGCTGCCGTTCCCGGTGATGCACGTCGACACCGGCCACAACTTCGACGAGGTGCTGCAGGCCCGTGACGACCTCGTCGCCGAGTCCGGCGTGCGGCTCGTCGTCGCCAAGGTGCAGGACGACATCGATGCCGGCCGCGTCGTCGAGACCATTCCGTCGCGCAACCCGATGCAGACGTTCACCCTGCTGCGGGCCATCCGGGAGAACAAGTTCGACGCCGCGTTCGGCGGCGCTCGGCGCGACGAGGAGAAGGCCCGCGCCAAGGAGCGGGTGTTCAGCTTCCGCGACGAGTTCGGTCAGTGGGACCCCAAGGCGCAGCGCCCCGAACTGTGGAACCTCTACAACGGCCGCCATCACAAGGGTGAGCACATCCGGGCGTTCCCGATCTCGAACTGGACCGAGTTCGACATCTGGTCCTACATCGGCGCCGAGAAGATCAAGCTGCCCTCGATCTACTACGCCCATCCGCGCGAGGTCTTCGAGCGCGACGGAATGTTGCTGGCCCTGCACAAGTACCTGCAGCCGCGCAAGGACGAAGAGGTGGTCGAGAAGATCGTGCGCTTCCGCACGGTCGGCGACGTCACGTGCACCGGCTGCGTGGAGTCGACGGCGGCCACGGTGTCCGAGGTGATCGCCGAGACCGCCGTGTCACGGCTAACCGAACGTGGCGCCACCCGCGCCGACGACCGCATCTCCGAGGCGGGGATGGAAGACCGCAAGCGCGAGGGGTACTTCTGATGGCTACTCTGCTCAGACTGGCGACCGCGGGTTCCGTTGACGACGGCAAGTCCACCCTGATCGGCCGCCTGCTGTTCGACTCCAAGGCCGTCATGGAGGATCAGCTCGCGTCGGTGGAGCGGACGTCCCGGGAACGCGGGCACGACTACACCGATCTCGCCCTGGTGACCGACGGCCTGCGGGCCGAGCGCGAGCAGGGCATCACGATCGACGTCGCCTATCGCTACTTCGCCACGGCCAAGCGGAAGTTCATCATCGCCGACACCCCGGGCCACGTGCAGTACACCCGGAACATGGTGACGGGGGCGTCGACCGCGCAGCTGGTGATCGTCCTGGTAGACGCGCGTCACGGGCTGCTGGAGCAGTCGCGGCGGCACGCCTTCCTGGCCTCGCTGCTCGGCATCCAGCACATCGTGCTGGCGGTCAACAAGATGGACCTCGTCGACTGGAGCCAGGAGCGGTTCGAGGAGATCCGCGACGACTTCCACGAGTTCGCCGCCCGTCTCGACATCCACGACGTGACCAGCATTCCGCTGTCGGCGCTCAACGGCGACAACGTGGTCACCAAGTCTGACGTCGCACCCTGGTACGAGGGCCCGGCCCTCCTGTCGCACCTCGAAGAGGTCTACATCGCCGGGGATCGCAACCTGGTCGACGTCCGGTTCCCCGTGCAGTACGTCATCCGACCGCAGAGCCGCGAGCACGCCGACCACCGCAGCTATGCGGGCACCATCGCCAGCGGCGTCATGCGTACCGGCGACGAGGTGGTGGTCCTTCCGGCGGGCAAGACCACCCGCATCACCGAGATCGAAGGTCCTGCAGGCCCACTCACCGAGGCGTTCGCGTCGATGGCCGTGTCCATCAGCCTCGCCGACGACATCGACATCTCCCGCGGAGACATGATCGCGAGGCCCAATAACCAGCCTCACGTCACTCAGGACTTCGACGCGACGGTGTGCTGGATGTCCGACGACGCGGCCCTCGAACCCGGTCGGGACTATCTGATCAAGCAGACCACGCGCACGACCAGGGCCAGGGTGACGGCGCTGGACTACCGGCTCGACGTCAACACGCTGCACCGCGACAAGAGTGCAACGGCGTTGAAGATCAACGAACTTGGTCGCGTGACGTTACGCACCCAGGTGCCGCTACTCCTCGACGAGTACTCCCGCAACGCCGCCATCGGATCGTTCATCCTCATCGATCCCGACACCAACGGCACCGTAGCGGCAGGCATGGTGCGTGACACCACCCCGGCGGCAACGCGCACGGCGACCCCGAACGCGGTGCGACACCAGAATCTCGTCACCGCGGAGGATCGACTGTCCCGAGGCAGCACGGTGTGGTTCACCGGGCTGTCGGGTTCGGGTAAGTCGTCGGTCGCCATGCTCGTCGAGCAGAAATTGCTCGAAAGTGGTCGTCCCGCATACGTTCTCGACGGCGACAATCTCCGCCACGGACTCAACGCCGACCTGGGCTTCACGATGGCCGACCGCGCCGAGAACCTCCGCAGGTTGGCGCACGTCGCAACGCTGCT contains:
- a CDS encoding beta-class carbonic anhydrase; amino-acid sequence: MSVTDEYLANNEAYAAGFSGPLPLPPSKHVAIVACMDARLDVYRALGLAEGEAHVIRNAGGVVTDDEIRSLAISQRLLGTREIILIHHTDCGMLTFTDDGFKQQIQDEIGLKPEWAAESFTDVDEDVRQSLRRIEASPFVTKHESLRGFVFDVATGKLREITL
- a CDS encoding DUF1214 domain-containing protein, with product MTDHESTTAWRELLETLQGLDGAFLTGDRAVTDDRHVADGYRMLATTLGVAFDTYLFADPGRPTWMELNTPFRADRRWGGDNTDAYYLMCPVDPGRRYRISGNAGDSVYFSVTAYNEPSPGAWSDKVVAILRDDDLEVDADGNFSFDFGPTPEAAVLVTRDYQADPRTGRPVAWRIEALDEPDAFRHGDAETAAALRASAAWMRTMFAILPLAVGVRSEDAHTLGHEISQTANEFADPYQVPDANFGWSARDACYAYGSFVLADDEALVITHRPPACRFWNLVVWNQFMATPGVDDARSSINGHTAVPNADGSVTIVLSKGMTAHPNSLTTLGYPLGNLAFRWFLADGVPARPEAHLVKASDAPTTVD
- a CDS encoding TetR/AcrR family transcriptional regulator, which gives rise to MTTDFGRPRDPRIVGAVLEATVEMLGESGYAELSVDAIARRAGTSKPAIYRRWPSKAHLVHEAVFPLGELTELPDTGSIGGDVRAMVRRSADVLTTPAASAALPGLVGELAADPTLHVALLQRFSGILSHGLTQRLEDAVARGEARPDATADELVEAVAGITFFALLTHGAALDDAWVDRTATLITRGIST
- the cysN gene encoding sulfate adenylyltransferase subunit CysN codes for the protein MATLLRLATAGSVDDGKSTLIGRLLFDSKAVMEDQLASVERTSRERGHDYTDLALVTDGLRAEREQGITIDVAYRYFATAKRKFIIADTPGHVQYTRNMVTGASTAQLVIVLVDARHGLLEQSRRHAFLASLLGIQHIVLAVNKMDLVDWSQERFEEIRDDFHEFAARLDIHDVTSIPLSALNGDNVVTKSDVAPWYEGPALLSHLEEVYIAGDRNLVDVRFPVQYVIRPQSREHADHRSYAGTIASGVMRTGDEVVVLPAGKTTRITEIEGPAGPLTEAFASMAVSISLADDIDISRGDMIARPNNQPHVTQDFDATVCWMSDDAALEPGRDYLIKQTTRTTRARVTALDYRLDVNTLHRDKSATALKINELGRVTLRTQVPLLLDEYSRNAAIGSFILIDPDTNGTVAAGMVRDTTPAATRTATPNAVRHQNLVTAEDRLSRGSTVWFTGLSGSGKSSVAMLVEQKLLESGRPAYVLDGDNLRHGLNADLGFTMADRAENLRRLAHVATLLADSGQIVLVPAISPLEEHRALARKVHVDQGYDFFEVFCDTPLEDCERRDPKGLYAKARAGEITHFTGIDSPYQRPKNPDLRLTPDCDVKTLAQHVIDMIDAKK
- the cysD gene encoding sulfate adenylyltransferase subunit CysD, which produces MTVAGNVDRAAGKYELSHLRSLEAEAIHIIREVAAEFEKPVLLFSGGKDSIVMLHLAIKAFRPGRLPFPVMHVDTGHNFDEVLQARDDLVAESGVRLVVAKVQDDIDAGRVVETIPSRNPMQTFTLLRAIRENKFDAAFGGARRDEEKARAKERVFSFRDEFGQWDPKAQRPELWNLYNGRHHKGEHIRAFPISNWTEFDIWSYIGAEKIKLPSIYYAHPREVFERDGMLLALHKYLQPRKDEEVVEKIVRFRTVGDVTCTGCVESTAATVSEVIAETAVSRLTERGATRADDRISEAGMEDRKREGYF
- a CDS encoding glycosyltransferase family 39 protein — protein: MTAEDVRPDAVVDESSPPDPRWTRPAFWALLVGTGALYLWGLGSSGWANSYYAAAAQAGTQDWKAWLFGSLDAGNAITVDKPPAAMWLMGLSGRLFGFNEFTMLLPEALMGVGAVALLYLTVRRSSGPSAGLIAGLVLALTPVATLMFRYNNPDALLVLLLVVAAYCTVRAIDASTARRMMAWMALTGAAIGFAFLTKMLQAFLVVPGLALAVLVAAPFGVWKRLGALLIGGATMILSAGWYVALVSLWPADSRPYIAGSTDNSLLQLAFGYNGIQRIAGNEGGGPGGGFDPGHGGAAGGGMNLFFGGDPGIGRLFGASMGAEASWLLPAALIGLVVGVWLTWRTPRTDRVRAGVMLWGGWLLVTGAVFSFMAGTVHPYYNVALAPAVAALAGIGVAQLVRRRESLLARLALAAMLLATGVWSFVLLNRTPEWWPVIRWTVLIGSILVALLLAIRADRLGKATVAVVIAAAIVGLGGPAAFSVYNAATAHDGPGTMSGPQKAGGFGSPGEPGPGMPDLTATPELEALMKSADNRWAAAGIGSMSVSDLELKTGSSLMAIGGFTGGDPSPTLEQFQQYVADGQVRYFLADSGRGGPPGHRTGSAGDITAWVEKTFTKTDVGGTGVYDLQSPRS
- a CDS encoding PaaI family thioesterase, with the protein product MPPGREDDDDVSPLTGAEVMAQFLPQSPFVTKLGVTAETLDGDEVRLRMPWDPTNVTLGDMVHGGAIAALADITVMAAAWAGVQAAESLRGVTTSMALQYLAPARATDLIGVGRVLRRGKTLVNCDVDVVTPDGELVAKAIATYKVG
- a CDS encoding sulfotransferase family protein, encoding MMASLAPDCPLDADALHARATVDTGLTDFGADDYRERLDVYLADVRDIDGLTAAGIVNFYSQLLQVLKNRLLLTDLLARHPEIHDIELAPPVVIVGLPRTGTTHLHNLLGAGPTFRTLPYWEGVEPFPMASEAGTEPDPRRSRMDVAVQVMNIVMPHFALMHEMTTDHVHEEIQLLANDVSTMLMETLCDAPRWRDYYSTHDQTTHYEHLATQLKALQFLRGGRRWLLKSPQHLEQLTVLDRVFPGAVVVCTHRDPVPVVLSMIAMITYSARMHRSRVPVEQIAASWVDRLESMLTAFMRDRDVIGPDRSVDVRFDDFMADELGVTERIYALAGEPVTDAARGAMATYLAGHQRNRLGRVATSGEMFGLDPDDLRERFAPYSQRFLS